The Marinilongibacter aquaticus genome has a window encoding:
- a CDS encoding OmpH family outer membrane protein has translation MKKSLFFLFLSLLSVNGIAQKFGYIDSDYILSKMPEYKEAVESMNTYSEEWVKDIQTKYREVEGLKLKYQEEEILLTDAMRKEREGEIARKEEEVKNLNNQVFGLNGQLFLKKKEIMKPIMDMIYVACEKVARQKKLMFIFDKASDLTMIYTDPRHDYTDYVLEAMGIAEENKK, from the coding sequence ATGAAAAAGTCATTATTTTTCCTATTTTTGTCGCTCCTTTCGGTCAATGGGATTGCCCAAAAGTTTGGCTACATAGACTCTGATTATATTCTGAGCAAAATGCCAGAATACAAAGAGGCGGTAGAAAGCATGAATACCTATTCGGAAGAATGGGTGAAAGACATTCAGACCAAATACAGAGAAGTGGAAGGCCTTAAATTGAAATATCAAGAAGAGGAAATTCTGCTGACTGATGCCATGCGAAAGGAACGCGAGGGTGAAATCGCTCGAAAAGAAGAAGAAGTGAAAAACTTGAACAATCAGGTTTTCGGTTTGAATGGCCAACTTTTCTTGAAAAAGAAAGAGATCATGAAGCCCATAATGGACATGATCTATGTGGCTTGCGAAAAAGTAGCCCGACAAAAGAAACTCATGTTTATCTTCGACAAAGCTTCGGATTTGACCATGATTTATACCGATCCGCGTCACGATTACACGGATTATGTGCTCGAGGCAATGGGTATTGCGGAAGAGAATAAAAAGTAA
- a CDS encoding OmpH family outer membrane protein encodes MKIKVLAALFALAMLTGFGVQAQVKIGYTNIDYILTNIPDSKEVQSKLATEQAQYKKLLDEKIGDFQKNYEDYQKNAATMTPVIRQDKEKSLQTAQEAIQEFQQNSEAALQRKQQELLAPVMDKIQGAIDAVAKANGYTYVLNSDAGYGTTPVVLVAPDGDNITDLVFKQLGVEPPKADAGSSQN; translated from the coding sequence ATGAAAATTAAAGTACTTGCAGCCCTTTTTGCTCTGGCAATGCTGACTGGTTTCGGTGTTCAGGCCCAAGTGAAAATCGGTTACACGAATATTGACTATATCTTGACAAATATTCCCGATTCAAAAGAGGTGCAATCAAAATTGGCTACCGAACAAGCTCAGTACAAGAAATTGTTGGATGAAAAAATCGGCGATTTCCAGAAAAATTACGAAGACTATCAAAAAAATGCAGCTACAATGACTCCCGTAATCCGTCAGGATAAGGAGAAAAGCTTGCAAACTGCTCAAGAAGCCATCCAAGAATTCCAACAGAATTCAGAAGCGGCATTGCAAAGAAAACAACAAGAGCTTTTGGCTCCTGTAATGGATAAAATCCAAGGTGCAATCGATGCCGTGGCAAAAGCAAACGGATACACTTACGTATTGAACTCTGATGCAGGATACGGCACAACTCCAGTAGTATTGGTTGCTCCAGATGGCGATAATATTACGGATTTGGTATTCAAGCAATTGGGCGTAGAGCCTCCAAAAGCCGACGCTGGAAGCTCTCAAAACTAA
- a CDS encoding glycosyltransferase has protein sequence MNYLIVDLNITLDGHKLGFVQEMLHYLSQKQYADHQFHFLVNVDLEKEENSAVRVHAIDKSYQAKFDRHKGLKKYQEQWKYIHLKASQQSIDRVILMEFDLYQAAIGMDKNCHFGISGIWFRPYPRQQPIGLSLFGKLKFPLKRQQKKLLLRTALRNKRLDSIFILNDQATVDKLNARHGNRFAYLPDPVFEYNCPSLSNIRQQYGIDAARKILLVFGYIDDRKNIPNILKAVEKLSREEQSNLCLLMVGKVAPNYQELVSQAIDKHKSNAQLLQIDSFVENCEMEALFQQSDLVLRMNVNYFASSGIIGMAAKYNKPSLVSDYGIVAELTEKYALGKIADPLHIGQIKSALSDFLNHPEKWTVDGQNYFREHNTQAFVETLLFIGGSNLQKSPR, from the coding sequence ATGAATTACCTCATTGTCGATTTGAACATTACCTTGGATGGTCACAAGCTCGGCTTTGTGCAAGAAATGCTGCATTACCTTTCACAAAAACAGTATGCTGACCACCAGTTCCACTTCCTTGTCAATGTTGATTTGGAGAAAGAGGAAAATTCAGCCGTTCGCGTGCATGCAATCGATAAATCGTACCAGGCCAAATTTGACCGCCACAAAGGCTTGAAAAAATATCAGGAGCAGTGGAAATACATTCACCTGAAAGCCAGTCAACAATCGATCGATCGTGTAATTCTCATGGAGTTCGACCTTTATCAGGCGGCCATTGGAATGGACAAAAATTGTCATTTCGGCATTTCGGGTATTTGGTTTAGACCTTATCCCCGCCAACAGCCCATCGGGCTTTCTTTATTCGGCAAACTGAAATTCCCGTTAAAAAGGCAGCAAAAAAAGCTCTTGCTTCGCACGGCTTTACGCAACAAAAGACTCGACAGCATTTTCATACTCAACGATCAGGCTACCGTAGACAAACTGAATGCCCGACACGGCAACAGGTTTGCTTACCTTCCCGATCCCGTGTTTGAGTACAACTGCCCGTCACTTTCCAATATTCGACAACAATACGGAATTGATGCCGCCCGAAAAATACTTTTGGTTTTCGGCTATATCGACGACAGAAAAAACATTCCGAATATCTTGAAAGCCGTGGAAAAGCTTTCGAGAGAAGAACAAAGCAATTTATGCCTGCTGATGGTGGGCAAGGTAGCCCCAAACTACCAAGAGCTTGTTTCACAGGCCATCGACAAACATAAATCGAATGCCCAACTTTTGCAAATAGACAGTTTTGTAGAGAACTGTGAAATGGAGGCTTTGTTTCAACAAAGCGACCTTGTGCTTCGCATGAACGTCAATTATTTTGCCAGCAGTGGAATTATTGGGATGGCGGCCAAATACAACAAGCCCTCACTGGTTTCGGATTACGGCATTGTAGCCGAATTGACCGAAAAGTATGCATTGGGCAAGATTGCCGATCCGCTGCACATCGGGCAAATCAAATCGGCTTTGTCTGATTTCCTAAATCATCCTGAAAAATGGACGGTAGACGGGCAAAACTATTTCCGCGAGCACAACACCCAAGCCTTCGTCGAAACGCTTCTATTTATAGGGGGTAGCAATCTCCAAAAATCACCCCGATAA